The Sulfurimonas hydrogeniphila genome includes a window with the following:
- a CDS encoding tyrosine-type recombinase/integrase, producing the protein MKKSIDKYKKDFLTSLEEHRGYSDLTIKTYADVLSEAFGYIETVEENGHTVLNLMPYRIFIAGLNAKTISKKLSAVRSFVAFVQEQGLHVTLQADESIKVAKTLPKPISHEHILEALQKCDLKEKLLVSMFYTVGLRISELASLELENISGEWIRVTGKGNKQRDIPLLKSTRTLIDEYLSTFVLKKFLFEKNGERLSENSLRYMITKIFKRVALKVTPHQLRHSYASSLLNGGAPIVDVSELLGHASMATTQIYTKLGSALKQQNYNKAHPLGENEC; encoded by the coding sequence TTGAAAAAGTCAATAGATAAATACAAAAAAGATTTTCTCACCTCCCTGGAAGAGCACAGAGGCTATTCAGATTTAACGATAAAAACCTATGCAGATGTTCTGAGTGAAGCATTCGGATACATAGAGACAGTGGAGGAAAACGGGCATACCGTTTTAAATTTGATGCCTTACAGGATTTTCATCGCTGGTTTAAATGCAAAAACAATTAGTAAAAAATTAAGCGCTGTTCGAAGTTTTGTTGCATTTGTACAAGAACAGGGTTTACATGTAACCTTGCAGGCGGATGAGAGTATAAAGGTTGCAAAGACACTGCCAAAGCCCATCTCTCATGAACATATTTTGGAAGCTTTGCAAAAGTGTGATTTAAAAGAAAAACTGCTGGTGAGTATGTTCTATACTGTGGGGTTGCGTATTTCTGAGCTTGCATCACTGGAACTGGAAAATATTTCGGGTGAATGGATACGGGTTACAGGAAAAGGTAATAAACAAAGAGATATACCGCTTCTCAAATCCACAAGAACACTCATTGATGAATATTTGTCAACTTTTGTGCTAAAAAAATTTCTTTTTGAAAAAAATGGCGAAAGATTAAGCGAAAATAGTCTAAGATATATGATAACTAAAATATTTAAGCGTGTAGCCTTGAAAGTCACACCCCACCAGCTTCGTCACTCTTATGCCTCCTCTTTGTTAAACGGAGGTGCACCGATAGTGGATGTCAGTGAACTGTTGGGACATGCATCCATGGCAACAACGCAGATATATACAAAATTAGGCAGTGCATTGAAACAACAAAATTACAACAAAGCACACCCCTTAGGGGAGAACGAGTGCTGA
- a CDS encoding nucleotidyltransferase domain-containing protein, giving the protein MAKINEIEFAYLFGSYAKNNQTESSDIRQYSEYIRKGL; this is encoded by the coding sequence ATGGCAAAAATTAATGAAATAGAATTTGCATATCTGTTTGGCTCCTATGCAAAAAATAATCAAACAGAGAGTAGTGATATAAGACAATACTCTGAATATATACGAAAGGGTTTATAG
- a CDS encoding triose-phosphate isomerase — MIIAANLKTNLTRKATHKYMQKLDSCVQKSSQEVIVFPAISSLDAYKTDITVGAQNAYPVEKGAFTGEIGLEHLAEFGIKTILIGHSERRHILGESQEFIAKKFEYFKAQGFQIVYCVGEPLAVRESSKEEMLAYLYQQYEGIDTQYENLIIAYEPVWAIGTGKIPTLEDIEDIHSELKKKSSAPLLYGGSVKVNNVKDILQVKNVDGVLVGSAALYAEHFCTMIESADELDHI, encoded by the coding sequence ATGATTATTGCAGCGAATTTGAAAACAAACCTTACAAGAAAAGCGACACACAAATATATGCAAAAGTTGGATTCCTGTGTGCAAAAGAGTTCACAAGAGGTTATAGTTTTTCCTGCAATATCATCCCTTGATGCTTATAAGACGGATATCACTGTAGGTGCCCAAAATGCATATCCTGTTGAAAAAGGAGCTTTCACGGGTGAAATAGGGCTGGAACATCTTGCAGAGTTTGGCATCAAAACTATACTGATAGGGCACAGTGAGCGCCGTCATATTTTGGGTGAATCTCAAGAATTTATAGCAAAAAAATTTGAATATTTTAAAGCACAAGGATTCCAAATTGTTTATTGTGTAGGCGAGCCACTGGCTGTGAGAGAGTCTTCAAAAGAGGAGATGCTTGCATATTTATATCAACAATATGAAGGCATTGATACCCAATATGAAAACCTGATTATTGCCTATGAACCTGTTTGGGCTATAGGTACGGGCAAAATACCGACGCTAGAGGATATAGAGGATATTCACTCCGAATTGAAGAAAAAATCATCTGCACCTCTTTTATACGGTGGCAGCGTGAAAGTCAACAATGTTAAAGATATTTTGCAGGTAAAAAATGTTGACGGTGTTTTAGTCGGCAGTGCAGCATTATATGCTGAACATTTTTGTACAATGATAGAGTCGGCAGACGAGTTAGACCACATCTAA
- a CDS encoding lysophospholipid acyltransferase family protein, which produces MLKKTSRSLALYLLPFTGSLLIKLLYLTNKKVFHAPATLGEENFIMACWHGELLMIPYAYLHYRKTPHVKLIISDHFDGTLIAKILSYFGFKTIRGSSRRNAARALLQGIKALKEGYDLGITPDGPKGPRHEVADGIIVMAQKADVKITLVEIKPSSYWQLNSWDKFVIPKPFGTITYYISDLLDIKGLELEEARDLIKKGLLKHEQ; this is translated from the coding sequence TTGCTTAAGAAGACAAGCCGTTCTCTTGCACTTTACCTCCTTCCCTTTACAGGCTCTTTGCTTATAAAACTACTCTACCTTACAAATAAAAAAGTTTTTCATGCGCCTGCAACACTTGGTGAAGAGAACTTCATAATGGCTTGCTGGCACGGGGAACTTTTGATGATTCCCTATGCCTATTTACACTACAGAAAAACTCCTCATGTAAAACTTATAATTTCAGATCATTTTGATGGCACACTCATCGCAAAAATACTCAGTTATTTTGGTTTTAAAACGATTCGGGGTTCAAGCAGACGCAATGCTGCAAGAGCGCTTTTGCAAGGGATAAAGGCTTTAAAAGAGGGATATGACCTGGGCATTACCCCGGATGGGCCAAAAGGCCCACGGCATGAGGTTGCTGACGGGATCATCGTCATGGCACAAAAAGCAGATGTGAAAATTACCCTTGTAGAGATCAAACCGAGCAGTTACTGGCAGCTGAATTCATGGGATAAGTTTGTAATTCCCAAACCTTTTGGTACAATTACCTATTATATAAGTGATTTGCTGGATATAAAAGGGCTTGAACTTGAAGAGGCCAGAGACTTGATTAAAAAGGGGTTACTCAAACATGAACAATAA
- the rimO gene encoding 30S ribosomal protein S12 methylthiotransferase RimO, which translates to MSNKLHIVSLGCTKNLVDTEVMMGKLQNFELTDNNEEADVIIVNTCGFIDAAKEESINTVLSLHDARKEDSLLVMAGCLSERYQEELMEQIPEVDIFTGVGDYDKIDELLVEKKSRFSDEVYLIDGAERVVTGSTYHAYIKLSEGCNQTCSFCAIPSFKGKLNSRNLDSIAKEVEGLVKKGYWDFSFVSQDSSSYLRDQNIKDGLSLLIQRIELIEGVKSARILYLYPSTTSMKLLKNIAKSKVFHNYFDMPIQHINDEMLRIMKRGFGKEKTLKLLNYMRSLPDSFVRTSFIVGHPHETEAMFDEMCNFAQNFGFDRINVFSYSDEETTSAHDMQDKISEKVKAERAQILGDIAAECTKKSLQKEVGKTTQIVIDGESDEHEYLLSARELIWAPEIDGEIYVNDRTLDEDLDFGKIYPAKITELVGNILTATVDNAQKQD; encoded by the coding sequence AATAATGAAGAAGCCGATGTCATTATTGTCAATACCTGCGGTTTTATTGACGCGGCAAAAGAAGAATCAATCAATACCGTGCTTTCTCTGCATGATGCACGAAAAGAGGATTCACTTCTTGTGATGGCAGGCTGCCTGAGCGAGCGCTATCAAGAGGAGTTGATGGAGCAGATTCCCGAGGTTGATATTTTTACCGGTGTGGGTGATTATGACAAAATTGATGAGCTTTTGGTTGAGAAAAAGAGCCGTTTTTCTGATGAAGTGTACCTTATTGACGGTGCTGAGCGTGTTGTAACAGGTTCTACATACCATGCCTACATCAAACTCTCAGAAGGGTGTAATCAGACATGCAGTTTTTGTGCGATTCCCTCTTTTAAAGGTAAATTAAACTCGCGTAATTTAGATTCTATCGCCAAGGAAGTTGAAGGACTTGTCAAAAAAGGCTACTGGGATTTCTCTTTTGTTTCACAGGATTCAAGTTCTTATCTGCGTGACCAAAATATCAAAGACGGACTTTCTCTGCTTATTCAGAGAATTGAACTGATTGAGGGTGTCAAATCTGCGAGAATTCTCTATCTCTACCCTTCAACTACAAGCATGAAACTTCTGAAAAATATTGCAAAAAGCAAAGTGTTTCACAACTATTTTGATATGCCTATCCAGCACATTAACGATGAGATGCTGCGTATTATGAAACGCGGATTCGGCAAAGAAAAAACACTCAAACTGCTGAACTACATGAGAAGCCTGCCAGACTCTTTTGTACGCACAAGTTTCATCGTCGGACATCCGCATGAAACAGAGGCAATGTTTGATGAGATGTGTAATTTTGCACAAAATTTCGGCTTTGACCGCATCAATGTTTTTTCCTATTCTGATGAAGAGACGACTTCAGCCCATGATATGCAAGATAAAATCTCAGAAAAAGTCAAAGCTGAACGTGCACAGATTCTTGGTGATATTGCAGCAGAGTGCACAAAAAAATCTCTTCAAAAAGAGGTCGGCAAAACCACACAAATCGTCATAGACGGGGAGAGTGATGAACATGAGTATCTTTTAAGCGCAAGAGAACTTATCTGGGCACCGGAGATTGACGGTGAAATTTATGTCAATGACAGAACGCTTGATGAAGATTTGGATTTTGGCAAGATTTATCCTGCTAAAATTACCGAGCTAGTCGGAAATATTCTTACAGCAACCGTAGACAATGCTCAAAAGCAAGACTAA
- the fabI gene encoding enoyl-ACP reductase FabI: MIMKGKKGLIVGLANNKSIAYGIAKACAAQGAEMAFTYLNDALKKRVEPIAKEFGSDCVYELDVSNEEHMSGIAAKIEKDFGKIDFLVHSVAFAPKEALSAPFMKTTKSAFQIAMDISVYSFIDLTNRLESVLSDDASILTLSYLGGPKYIVNYNVMGVAKAALESSVRYMAVELGAKGQRVNAISAGPIKTLAAAGIGDFKQILNWNETNAPLKRNVTIDEVGNSAMYLLSNLSSGVTGEVHYVDAGYNIMGMAAAATNEEGKTVLAWDTRK; encoded by the coding sequence ATGATAATGAAAGGAAAAAAAGGCTTAATAGTAGGTCTGGCAAACAATAAATCCATAGCATACGGCATAGCAAAAGCCTGTGCGGCACAGGGAGCTGAAATGGCTTTTACATATTTGAATGATGCCTTGAAAAAAAGAGTAGAACCTATAGCAAAAGAGTTTGGAAGTGACTGTGTATATGAGTTAGATGTCTCAAATGAAGAGCATATGTCCGGGATTGCTGCTAAAATTGAAAAAGATTTTGGAAAAATCGACTTTTTGGTCCATTCTGTTGCGTTTGCACCAAAAGAGGCACTCTCTGCACCTTTTATGAAAACAACAAAAAGTGCATTTCAGATTGCCATGGATATTTCTGTCTACTCTTTTATTGATTTGACCAATCGCTTGGAATCTGTTTTGTCTGATGATGCTTCCATCTTGACACTTTCCTATCTTGGCGGACCAAAATACATTGTAAATTATAATGTAATGGGCGTTGCAAAAGCAGCTTTGGAGTCGAGTGTACGTTATATGGCAGTTGAACTCGGTGCCAAAGGGCAACGTGTCAATGCTATCTCTGCAGGACCTATCAAAACACTTGCCGCTGCAGGGATAGGTGATTTTAAGCAGATACTGAACTGGAATGAAACAAATGCTCCATTGAAGCGAAATGTAACAATAGACGAAGTCGGCAACTCTGCAATGTATCTGTTGAGCAATCTAAGCTCAGGTGTAACAGGTGAAGTGCATTATGTGGATGCAGGGTACAACATCATGGGTATGGCAGCCGCAGCTACTAACGAAGAAGGCAAAACTGTCTTGGCATGGGATACCAGAAAATAG
- the nusA gene encoding transcription termination factor NusA: protein MEKILDIAEAIGHEKGLQPEKVMEALKTAFVQTAKRVIGQNFAFEADVDEDTKNLKIIQTITVVADNDEKLQDEEIAPAYISLTEAKEYDDQVEIGDQLQIDHDLEDYGRTAASQLHREIEYHIQRLVEDEIYNKYKSKVGTLVSGRVTRVDAQNNTYIEVDEIRAVLPMKSRIKGEIFEVGDHIKAVVRRVNMDKENGMQIELSRTSPKFLEALLELEVPEIAEGSVIIEKSARIPGERAKIALISTHPQVDAVGATVGVKGVRINAVSQELIGENIDCIEYTTIPELFVSRTMSPAIISHVEIVKNEEGENEKAIITLPADQKSKAIGKSGINIRLASMLTGLQIELVENDAVTTNEDGTVEEKKESVDALEALFN from the coding sequence ATGGAAAAAATTTTAGATATAGCCGAAGCAATCGGTCATGAAAAGGGTTTACAACCTGAAAAAGTAATGGAAGCACTGAAAACTGCTTTTGTACAAACTGCAAAACGTGTAATCGGACAAAACTTTGCTTTTGAAGCAGATGTTGATGAAGATACAAAAAATTTAAAAATTATTCAGACAATCACAGTTGTTGCTGATAATGATGAAAAACTCCAGGATGAAGAGATTGCCCCCGCATATATTTCACTTACCGAAGCAAAAGAGTATGATGATCAGGTAGAAATCGGAGATCAACTCCAAATTGACCATGACCTTGAGGACTATGGCAGAACAGCCGCTTCACAACTTCACCGTGAAATAGAGTACCATATACAACGACTTGTGGAAGATGAAATTTATAACAAATACAAATCCAAAGTAGGTACACTTGTCAGCGGTCGTGTTACACGTGTTGATGCACAAAATAACACATACATCGAAGTGGATGAAATTCGTGCAGTTTTACCAATGAAAAGCCGTATAAAAGGCGAAATATTTGAAGTGGGTGATCACATAAAAGCGGTTGTAAGGCGTGTAAATATGGACAAAGAAAACGGGATGCAAATCGAACTTTCTCGGACAAGTCCAAAATTTTTAGAAGCACTCTTGGAACTTGAAGTGCCAGAAATTGCAGAGGGTTCGGTCATCATAGAAAAGTCAGCCCGTATTCCGGGTGAGAGAGCAAAAATCGCTCTTATAAGCACACACCCGCAAGTGGATGCTGTCGGTGCAACAGTCGGTGTCAAGGGTGTGCGTATCAATGCGGTAAGCCAAGAGTTGATTGGTGAAAACATTGACTGTATAGAGTATACTACCATTCCTGAACTTTTTGTATCACGTACAATGAGTCCGGCTATCATCTCTCATGTAGAAATTGTCAAAAACGAAGAGGGCGAAAATGAAAAAGCCATCATTACACTGCCTGCCGACCAAAAAAGCAAGGCAATCGGAAAAAGCGGTATCAACATCCGTCTGGCTTCAATGCTCACAGGTTTACAGATAGAACTTGTAGAAAATGATGCTGTCACTACAAATGAAGACGGTACCGTAGAAGAGAAAAAAGAGAGTGTTGATGCGTTGGAGGCACTTTTTAACTAG
- a CDS encoding HP0268 family nuclease gives MDLKFARTDLEAKPKKVDLAKLDAEVEKNESIIFYFDRENSHKDLLELQDHYEAMGKSFYMSEVKYGLSDNDYMYQVHIMS, from the coding sequence ATGGATTTGAAATTTGCAAGAACTGATTTAGAAGCAAAACCGAAAAAAGTTGATTTAGCTAAATTGGATGCAGAAGTAGAAAAAAATGAGAGTATAATATTTTATTTTGACAGAGAAAATTCACATAAAGATTTACTCGAACTGCAAGACCATTACGAAGCAATGGGAAAAAGTTTTTATATGAGTGAAGTAAAGTACGGATTGTCAGACAATGACTACATGTACCAAGTTCACATCATGAGCTAA
- the miaB gene encoding tRNA (N6-isopentenyl adenosine(37)-C2)-methylthiotransferase MiaB, producing the protein MSKKLFIETLGCAMNSRDSEHMIAQLREKEGYETTQTLEEADLILINTCSVRERPVHKLFSELGGFNKRKKPSAKIGVCGCTASHLGEEIIKRAPYVNFVLGARNVSKIGEVLHKDKAVEIDINYDESEFAFDDFRTSPYKAYINISIGCDKRCTFCIVPKTRGDEISIPDDLIINEAKRAVSNGAKEVFLLGQNVNNYGRRFSSSEHEKVNFTELLRRLSKIEGLERIRFTSPHPFHMDDEFIEEFAKNPKICKSMHMPLQSGSSKVLKDMKRGYTKEWFLNRVQKLRAECPDVSISTDIIVAFPGESDEDFADTIDVMKQVKFDQIFSFKYSPRPETEAQHFTNTVDEEVASERLSYLQSLHNELLDEINAKYLGQTFRVYFENLNKDNFVSGRSDNNLVIKVKGSEELLGEFRDVKITSIGRTILTGEVVA; encoded by the coding sequence ATGAGTAAAAAGTTATTTATTGAAACCTTGGGTTGTGCTATGAACTCTCGTGACTCTGAACATATGATAGCACAGTTACGCGAAAAAGAGGGGTATGAAACGACACAGACCCTTGAAGAGGCCGACCTTATTTTGATAAATACCTGTTCTGTAAGAGAGCGTCCTGTTCATAAGCTTTTCTCCGAGCTCGGCGGTTTTAACAAACGAAAAAAACCTTCGGCTAAAATCGGTGTATGCGGATGTACCGCTTCTCATCTCGGTGAAGAGATTATAAAACGGGCACCCTATGTTAATTTTGTTCTGGGTGCAAGAAATGTTTCTAAAATCGGTGAAGTCTTACATAAAGACAAAGCTGTGGAAATAGACATAAATTATGATGAGAGTGAATTTGCTTTTGATGATTTTAGAACATCCCCCTATAAAGCATATATCAACATTTCAATAGGCTGTGACAAGCGGTGTACATTTTGTATTGTTCCAAAAACACGCGGAGATGAAATTTCGATTCCTGATGATTTGATTATAAATGAAGCAAAACGCGCAGTCAGCAACGGTGCAAAAGAAGTATTTTTACTCGGGCAAAATGTCAACAATTACGGGCGCCGTTTTTCATCAAGTGAACATGAAAAGGTAAATTTTACGGAATTATTGCGAAGACTTTCAAAAATAGAGGGCCTGGAACGTATCCGTTTTACTTCACCGCACCCTTTTCATATGGATGATGAATTTATAGAAGAATTTGCCAAAAATCCTAAAATCTGCAAATCTATGCATATGCCACTGCAAAGCGGTTCAAGCAAAGTGCTCAAAGATATGAAACGCGGGTACACAAAAGAGTGGTTCTTAAACCGTGTGCAAAAACTGCGTGCAGAGTGTCCTGATGTAAGTATATCAACAGACATTATAGTAGCCTTTCCCGGTGAGAGTGATGAAGATTTTGCAGATACAATTGATGTGATGAAACAGGTAAAGTTTGATCAGATTTTTTCATTCAAATATTCTCCTCGTCCTGAAACAGAAGCACAGCATTTTACAAATACGGTAGATGAAGAAGTAGCTTCAGAGAGACTTTCGTATCTGCAATCATTGCATAATGAACTTTTAGATGAGATCAATGCAAAGTATTTGGGACAAACTTTTCGTGTTTATTTTGAAAATCTAAATAAAGATAATTTTGTTTCAGGCAGAAGTGATAATAACCTCGTAATCAAAGTCAAAGGGAGCGAAGAGTTGTTAGGAGAGTTTAGAGATGTTAAAATTACTTCTATCGGCAGAACAATTTTAACAGGCGAAGTCGTTGCTTAA
- the tilS gene encoding tRNA lysidine(34) synthetase TilS: protein MLKSKTKKALQTTKNLLAFSAGGDSTALLFLLLENDIKFDIAIVDYGIREQSKEEVVYAKALAKEYGFTCNVHHAQKITTNFEANARQIRYDFFESLIQQNSYDTLLTAHHLGDRFEWMLMQFCKGAGCAELAGMQEKTQRNGYMLYRPLLHVNKEELLEYLHGNNIRYFEDASNADEKYTRNIFRHNYTNPLLQKYAQGIKKSFAYMDADVRDLIQSTSLQKINELACFQKTPTRRNDIYHIDKYLKSINHLMSGEEKKLLQILDSLVIGRKYVVTMMAEYILIAPYIKPVNMPKNFKERMRSLHVEPKLRGYLLTDPEAVEFLSLLLV, encoded by the coding sequence ATGCTCAAAAGCAAGACTAAAAAGGCCTTACAAACAACAAAAAACCTGCTGGCATTTTCTGCCGGAGGCGACTCTACTGCCCTGCTCTTTCTTCTTTTGGAAAATGACATCAAATTTGATATTGCTATTGTTGATTACGGAATAAGAGAACAAAGCAAAGAAGAGGTAGTCTATGCAAAAGCCTTGGCAAAAGAGTACGGCTTTACATGTAATGTCCATCACGCACAAAAAATTACAACTAATTTTGAAGCCAATGCCAGACAAATTCGCTATGATTTTTTTGAATCTCTTATACAGCAGAATAGTTACGACACCCTCCTTACAGCCCACCATTTGGGAGACAGGTTTGAATGGATGCTTATGCAGTTTTGCAAAGGTGCCGGTTGTGCAGAACTTGCCGGCATGCAGGAAAAAACACAGCGCAACGGCTATATGCTTTACAGACCACTGTTACATGTAAACAAAGAGGAACTTCTTGAATATTTGCATGGAAACAACATTAGATATTTTGAAGATGCAAGTAATGCGGACGAAAAGTATACACGCAACATTTTTCGGCACAACTACACAAACCCTCTTTTACAAAAATATGCACAGGGTATCAAAAAAAGTTTTGCCTACATGGATGCGGATGTAAGGGATTTGATACAGAGTACTTCCTTGCAAAAGATAAATGAACTCGCCTGCTTTCAAAAAACACCTACAAGAAGAAATGACATCTATCATATTGACAAATATCTCAAATCAATCAATCATCTCATGAGTGGCGAAGAAAAAAAATTGCTACAAATTCTAGACAGTTTAGTCATAGGCAGAAAGTATGTGGTGACGATGATGGCAGAGTATATTTTGATTGCACCCTATATAAAACCCGTCAATATGCCAAAAAATTTTAAAGAAAGAATGCGTTCTTTACATGTAGAACCGAAATTACGGGGCTATTTACTCACAGACCCGGAAGCAGTAGAATTTTTATCTTTGTTATTGGTATAA
- a CDS encoding ABC transporter permease, with protein sequence MTLFMKKTAYILFMLLLISIISFLAIHAAPNSFFGAGELNPNMTKEAIEKLKAVYGLDKPLLEQYISWVKNITMLNFGISFVSGQDVSSEILKRLPVTLWMNSISLVVVFVLSLYLGIEAALSYEKKSDYIIRQISLVSFSMPSFYLALIFIILFAIKLEWFPIAGLHSIEAKEGFANYTDMAWHVTLPVSVMIFTGLGSMIIYIRSLTLEILKSDYYFFARARGLGKKELLRYYILPNLMPPVITLLGLSLPGLIGGSVILESIFGIEGMGQLFYISALSRDYPIIMGILMITALLTLLGNMLADLLLLKLNPYMNRT encoded by the coding sequence ATGACACTTTTTATGAAAAAAACAGCCTACATCCTTTTTATGTTACTGCTCATCTCAATCATTTCTTTTTTAGCTATTCACGCTGCACCAAACAGTTTTTTTGGAGCGGGAGAATTGAATCCGAATATGACGAAAGAGGCAATAGAAAAACTAAAAGCTGTGTATGGACTGGACAAGCCACTTCTTGAGCAGTATATTTCTTGGGTGAAAAACATTACTATGCTTAATTTTGGCATATCATTTGTAAGTGGTCAGGATGTAAGTTCTGAGATACTCAAACGCCTGCCTGTAACTCTTTGGATGAACAGTATCTCTTTGGTTGTTGTTTTTGTGCTATCTTTATATCTGGGTATCGAAGCAGCACTCTCGTATGAAAAAAAGAGCGACTATATTATTCGTCAAATATCTTTAGTCTCTTTTTCTATGCCCTCATTTTATCTTGCATTGATTTTTATTATTCTTTTTGCCATAAAACTTGAATGGTTTCCTATAGCGGGACTTCATTCGATTGAAGCAAAAGAGGGTTTTGCAAATTATACAGATATGGCATGGCATGTGACTTTGCCAGTGTCGGTAATGATTTTTACAGGCTTGGGAAGTATGATAATTTATATCCGGTCACTGACTCTGGAGATACTCAAAAGTGATTATTACTTTTTTGCACGTGCCCGTGGCTTAGGAAAAAAAGAGCTGTTGCGATATTATATTTTACCAAATTTGATGCCACCTGTTATAACTCTGTTGGGGCTTTCTTTGCCCGGACTCATCGGTGGGAGTGTTATTTTGGAGTCTATTTTCGGTATAGAGGGGATGGGACAGCTTTTTTACATCTCGGCATTATCACGAGACTACCCCATCATTATGGGGATTTTGATGATAACAGCATTGTTGACACTACTGGGAAATATGTTGGCAGATCTGCTTTTGTTGAAATTAAATCCTTATATGAATAGAACATAA